In a genomic window of Mucilaginibacter sp. KACC 22063:
- a CDS encoding GIY-YIG nuclease family protein, protein MMIGIHQYYLYILTNKTNSVLYIGVTSNLTTRIWEHKTKVFKGFTLKYNCDKLVYFENYQWIQDAIKREKKLKAGPRQKKIDLILNEIPAGKILVKTGINSLGEIATLRSQ, encoded by the coding sequence ATGATGATTGGTATTCATCAATATTACCTATACATACTTACTAATAAAACAAATTCTGTTTTATATATCGGTGTAACAAGCAATCTCACTACTCGTATCTGGGAACATAAAACAAAAGTATTTAAAGGTTTTACATTGAAGTATAATTGCGATAAGCTTGTGTATTTTGAGAATTATCAATGGATACAGGACGCTATTAAACGTGAAAAGAAATTAAAAGCAGGGCCAAGGCAAAAGAAAATAGACTTAATATTAAATGAGATCCCTGCTGGAAAGATCTTAGTGAAGACTGGTATAAATAGTTTAGGTGAGATTGCCACGCTACGCTCGCAATGA
- a CDS encoding cytochrome c maturation protein CcmE domain-containing protein, giving the protein MKKSSIIGIIVIAIAIAVIISTYSSSSTYGTFNDAKKTQTSLQVVGHLVKNKELYYDAHKDANYFSFYMTDNKGQECKVVFTGTKPQDFERSEQIVLTGQMAGNEFHASKILMKCPSKYTQDKVEITETKAQSANL; this is encoded by the coding sequence ATGAAAAAAAGTTCAATTATCGGCATTATTGTAATAGCAATTGCTATTGCGGTAATCATCAGCACATATTCAAGCTCAAGTACTTACGGCACTTTTAATGATGCAAAAAAAACGCAGACATCATTACAGGTTGTTGGCCATTTGGTAAAGAATAAAGAGCTGTACTACGATGCGCATAAAGATGCCAACTATTTCTCTTTCTACATGACTGATAATAAAGGCCAGGAATGTAAAGTGGTTTTTACAGGCACCAAACCGCAGGATTTTGAGCGTTCTGAGCAAATTGTATTAACCGGCCAAATGGCAGGTAACGAATTTCATGCATCAAAAATCCTGATGAAATGCCCTTCTAAATACACTCAGGATAAAGTAGAGATCACAGAAACTAAAGCCCAATCGGCGAACTTATAA